One Glycine max cultivar Williams 82 chromosome 8, Glycine_max_v4.0, whole genome shotgun sequence genomic window, GCAGTGACCTAATCCATGTGACTTCTGCTGTGGCTAAGGCTAGACTGCGATATTCAGCCTCTGTACTGGACTTTGCAACAACAGACTGTTTCTTTGACCACCAAGAAACTAAATTTGAGCCAAAGAAGATGGCTGCACCAGAAGTTGACCTTCTGTCGTCAGGATCAGATGCCCAGTGAGCATCACAGTAAGCATGAACTGTAAAGGTGAACCAGTAGAGGGAGGGAGAAACTTCAAACCAAAGTTGACAGTACCAGGTAGATACCTGAGAATTCGTTTTACTGCTGCCCAATGGTGTTCTGATGGATCTGACATGTACTAGCAGACTTTGTTAACAAAGAAACTGATTTCAGGTCGAGTGATGGTGGCATACTGCAAGGCTCCCACAATAGACCTGTATAGAGTGGGGTCAGGGAAAGGCTCATACCCTGACTTAGTCAACTTGCAGCCTCCAGCCATTGGAGAAGAAATAGGATTGGCCTcatccatttttgtttttcccaaTAAATCTCTAATGTACTTAGACTGAGTCAGAATAAGAGCACCATTGGGCTGAGGTCTGACTTCAATTCCCAGAAAATAGTCAAGATTCCCCAGGTCTTTGAGTGAGAACTCAGTGTTGAGTTTGGTGACTAAAGGACTTGATGAATATAGGATTGTTCCCGATGACAATAATGTCATCTACACACACAAGCATGTAGATAACAGTATTTTTGGAATCAGTGTAAACAAAAAGGGAGGGATCACACTTGCTGGACCTGAACTGAAACCGAAGATGAGTGGCCTTTAGTTTATCAAACCAAGCTCTAGGAGCTTGTTTGGGACCATAAATTGCCTTGTGCAACTTACACACAAGCTGTTTGTTGGAGTCTTCAAATCCAGGGGGCTGACTCATGTAGATATCCTCTTCAAGAACAAATTGAGAAAAACATTATTGACATCTAACTGCTGAAGACTCCACTTGTGAGTGACAGcaagagaaagaagaattctGACAATAACTGGTTTGACTACAGGAGAAAATGTCCCATTGTAGTCAAAACCAGGTTGCTGGTGAAAGCCTTTAGCCACTAGTCTGGCTTTGTATTTACTTACAGTGCCATCAGGATTTTCTTTGACTCGAAAAACCCATTTGCAACCCACAAGGGACCTATTGGAAGGAAGAGCAGTGAGAGACCAAGTACCGTTTTTCATCAAGGCCTCATACTCAGTTTTCATAGCTGCCAGCCATGTTGGATTAGAAAGAGCAGACTTTGTAGATCTGGGCTCAGCATGAGCTAAAAGAAGAGTAGGCTGCAACCTGGGTTTAACTACACCAACCTTGGCTCGAGTGCACATAGGATGAGTGTTATTAGGTCTGACAAGAACTGCTGGAGTGGGAGCTGCTACAGTGGGTGCTGCTGCTGGAGCTGGCTGAGAGTCAGAATCTGAAACAGAAATTGCTCCCACTGAAGTTGAAATAGCTGGTGAGGAATCATTAACCTCTTTTTCTGCAGGAGTAGGGTTGTCAAGAGTGGGAGGAGTGACTCCTGTTGGAAGTGTAGACAGAACTGTTAAGGTTTGTTGAGAGGAAGAAACAACAGCAGTAGTTGAGGATATTGAGTCTGGTTCTCCAAACAGCCTAGGAAAAGGAAAGGTCAACTCATCAAATATCACATCCTTTGAAATATACATCCTTCCATCTTCAGCCATGCACTTGTAACCCTTGTGTGAGAGAGAATAACCTACAAAAAGGCACTCCTGAGACCTCGGTTGAGGTTTATTCTGATTGTAGGGTCGTAAAGGAGGATAACAAGCACATCCAAACACTTTCAAGAACTTATAATCTGGGAGTCTGTTGTACAATCGCTGATAAGGCATGTCTTGATTAATAGAGGATGATGGAAGGCGATTGATAAGATACACAACAGAAGGAACAGTATGGTCCCAGTATTCAAGAGGCATAGAGGCTTGAGATAACATAGTTAGGGCAGTTTCAACTATGTGTCTGTGCTTTCTTTCGACAACTCCATTCTGATGATGAGTGTGGGGACAAATCAATCTGTGTTGCACACCAAGTTCTGCAAGAAATTTAGTAAAGGGCCTATACTCTCCCTCCAGTCAGACTGAACAGCTTTTATAGGTAAATTAATTTGAGttttaactaaaatttgaaactgTTTGAACAGATCAAGAGTCTCAgatttatttctcaacaaatAAAGCCAAGTAAATTTGACCAAACAGAATTCAGAATGAAACTCAAAAAATACAGAATTATCCCTACAGAATTGATTGACACTGATTAAATTTTTGGTAATGGGAGGAACAAACAGGAGTTTATGAAGAACAAGCGAATTTTGGGATTAAAAGGAGATGAGAAGGAGGATAAACCTGAAGAGTTGATATTTAAACCTTGACCGTTACCAATTGCAATTTGATCTGGTCCTTCAAAGGGAATGGTTTGATGAATATTCTGAGAAACATTTGTGACATGGTGAGAGGCCCCTGAATCAAGATACCAACTTGAAGAAGGGACTGGAGGAACACTTGTCAGATTGGCTTGAGGAAAATTAGTGTTTTGAGGGTACTGATTGTACTGAGACTGATGGGATTGCTGTGTCTGATGGGAATTAGTGTTCTGATTCTGAACTGGTTCTGATTGGAGTTAACAGAGAGGTCTGAGATTGATTCTGATCAGGATACTGACTGGGATAATCCATAGGCTGAGTAGGAACATAATCATCATTGTGCCTATGATGACAGTAAGAAGCCTCATGACCATATTTATGGCAAATTTGGCACTGGATATAAGCAAATCGACCTCTTCTGTGGCCACCATTGTGACCACCGCGATTAAAATTCTGGCTGCTGCTGCCACCGTCACCATGGCCAGCCCTGGCGTTAACGTACCTATTTCCACCATTGGGATTATTATAGTTCGTGCCAGAATACGATGATGAGCCAGAACCTTGAGCAACATAAGCTTAAGGATGAGAATCCTGGTGCACTAAATTGGGGCTAAAATTAGGTTTTGCTCCTTCTGCAAGATTAATCGAAGCAACGGATGAGGCTTGTGGTTTCTTGTGAGCGATTTGAGTCTCATGAACCAATAGGAGAGTCGCAACTTCATCAATAGACAGCGACTCAAACTTGCCACTCACAGAAGTGATGAGCGACTCAAACTCATCTGGTAAACCATCAAGAACGATGTCAACATGATCGGATTCAGACACATGCTCGTCAATCAACGAGAGAGAATCAATAattgtttgaatttgaaacaAATAGTCAGAAATAGAACTATTGTTCAGAAAAATGTACGTAAATCATTGCGGAGTTGCTGCTTTTTCGCACGAACAATAGAGTGAAAGTGCATGTGAAGCTTGTCCCAAAGATGGCACACAGTTTTGCAACTGACAAGCCGCGGAAGCCCTGCGGCAGAAATAGTGGATTCAAGCCACAACAGAAGGAGCTGATCCTGTTGCTCCCAAAGCAAAAACTCAACACCAGCATCACGATCGGCAATGGTGAGATGTTCAGGCGGAATTTGCAGTTGAGTGAGAAGATGAAAAAGATGATGTCCTTTGAGAACAGGTTCAACCTGCTGACACCAAAGGAGATAATTGGAATTGGTAAGGTTTTGTGAAATGGAGTGCAAAAACTCCTTCGCAGTGGTAACCGCCGAAGAACCTAGCAGAGAGCCACCGTTCCCTggcggaggaggaggaggaggagcagAAGCGGAAGCCATGAAGATCGAAAACAGAGCTCTATGATACCATATAGAAatctgagagagagagagaaaatatcaCTTACAGAATTGAGGTGAAGTGAAGTATTATTCAACCCAATGAGAAAAAGGTTACACCTCAGTTTATATAGGCAGTTACACAGATGTAACTGTCAACTGACTCTAGTCAGTTAACTATAGCAGTATAATAGACTGAAGTTAATTCTATACATAGAAGAAGGAAAATCAGTCTATCAAGTAAATATGCTCCTATATTAAGTGAGGATACGATTATATATTCACGAAAATTTATGAAGGGCAAATAATTAATCCGAAAGTTATGAGTTGTGTCTGCCTTCTAGAACTAGACATGCATATTTTTGGTGTCTGAGTCATCTCAGAATTTAAAGCAAATGTGTAGGAGTGAAATCTCTCCTTCCTTCCTCACCCTCTACTGTTGGATTACACTTAGGGCCTGTGTTGGAAGATGTTATGATGGCTAAGAGGCTATCATAAGCTAACTCTAGTTATTCCCTTGTCATGCATTTCTGgtgcaattttttatttgtcaaattTTTACCATATTGGAGGTTTGATCATCCACTGGGCCACTTTTGCCCTTCCCTACTCAGGTGCTTGCTCCTTCTTTGTAATatcctttttcttattttggtttTTCCAGAATAATTggctaaatattttttgttaattattttgtgAAATTGTTGTTAAAAGTTATATAGCTCTGATGCATTTCCAAATTCTGTTTTGGCAGAAAACAAATTTGCAGTGGGAAGTGGAGCCAAAACTGTTTGTATATGCTACTATGAGCAGGAGAACAACTGGTCTGTCAGTGTTTCCTTGTACTTGATTTCCTAAGTTCATTTGCATCCTGGCAATATAATGGTTATGTCTAGTTTTTGTATTCTAGATTCACCTTAGATCTGCTTAGACTGTAGTTTCAGACTTGGCTGTTTAAAGGTGTGTTTAGAGTTTAGACAATAGCATGTTGAGTCAAATAATCTAACATGTGAAGGATTGTTTTAACTGGTTCACAAGGCATCTAGTGCCCCACAATATATATCTTCTATTACTGGAATATCTGgttcatgttctttttttttttttgatcagccaaaataagtatatatatattagcaaagtaccagaggtactagaaTTACAAGCTAAGATTCTAGTCTAGTTCAGCACCATAACAATTTGGTTGCAGACCAGAATAAGTTTCATATTATAAGACTAATACAATTATTGAACCTAGATTCAAATCCTCTTCTGCGGAAGAATCCTTCAGATAGATTTGATGACCACTGATTATAGTGGGTTGTGAAATCCTTCTCAAAATTTTTGAGCCAAGTCCATAACAGAAATACTGCATCATCCACCACTTTATTTGCGTTGAAGGCAGAATTGGAGAAAACTATACTATTTCTGTGCTTCCAAATAGTCCATGTTAATGCTAGCCACCACCCCTTCCATCTGTCCAGCTGTATTCCTTCAAATGCTCCATATATGTGCTGAAGAAAATGATGTCTTGGGTGATGTGGAAAGACACCCACCAGATTTACCCAGGACAGCATTTCACACCATATAGGAAACACTTTGCTGCAGTGAAAAAACAAATGACCTGCACTCTCCTCTATTGTTCTGCAGAAAGGGCACATAAAATCTTGTAGCTCCACATGCTTTCTCCTCAAATTGTCTCTTGTTGGTAGCCTATCTTTGAGTAACCTCCATGCAAACACAATTACTTTAGATGGAACCTTCACCTTCCATAGCTCCTTGAACTCTCCGTCCTGGTCCTCCTGTAATAAGTCCTCTCTAAGCACATTGTAGGCACTCCTAACCGTATATTGGCCACTAGAATCTGCCACCCAAACCCACTGGTCAGCCCTGTGGGACCGAATTCTGTTCCCCTCAAGTTCTTGTAGAAATGATACTGCCATATCTATCTCATTGTCGAACAACGGTCTCCGCCATTTGAAGTCCCATTCCCACCCTGAATCTTTGAATTCTCCCATTTGCTGAATGAAATAATTTTGCTGAACAGATATACTATAGAGCCTAGGGTATTTCTCTAGTAATCTGTTATCTTCCCCTAACCAAGTGTCCtcccaaaatttaaatttatcccCACGTCCAACCTTCCACGCTATCGAATTATTTAGCAATTGACCCTGTTGAGGATGCTGATCTACAATCTTCAAGTCCCTCCACCATGTAGATTCATTATTGGCTGACCTTGCTTCACTCAAATTCCTCCACCCGCCATACTTTGATTCTATTACCCTGACCCACAACTCCCCCTGATTCTGAAAAAGCTTCCATTTCCATTTTCCCAACAAAGATAAATTAAACGAGCTAATATCTTTGACCCCCAAACCTCCATCTTCTTTTGGCAAGCACACCGTTTCCCACCGGATCCAAGCTATTTTGTTTTGCTCCGACACTCCCCCCCATAGAAAATTCCTCTGCAACCTTGTTAACTTGTTCACCACTTTTTTGGGCACcctgaaaaatgagaaaaaataaataggaataGATGTTAGCACTGAATTTATGAGTGTCACTCTCCCCCCAAATGACAGGTGTCTTTGATCTGGTTCATGTTCTTAACGCGTTCATAGATGTTAGCcttgataatatttaataattcaaattgATGGGGTATGCTACTTTCTAGTGAACTTGGGATTTATGTTGACTTTATTTAGAGTTGTTTTATGTAATGAATTTAGCAATTagcatgtaaatttttttttattatatatgacagACCCATGAGTTCACTCATGAGTGGGTTGGTTGGATCAggttgaaggaaaaaaagtatTTCCCTAACAGCCTAACCTTAACTTGACCCAGTCCAATCTACTGCTTTCATGAGCAAGTTGGGTCCAAAAAATCCCAAACCCAACCTTACCATGGATACCCATAGTTGATAATGTAATTGGAAcattaaaatttcaaacttcttttCTTATTCATTGATTATTTTATGTATTGTATCTTTTTTGCAGGTGGGTCAGCAAACTTATCAGGAAAAGACATGATTCTTCCGTGACAAGTGTTTCTTGGCATCCTGATAATGTTAACCTGACTTTCTCACATACATACATGCATGCATGCGTACATACATATGCAAATACATATATAGAGATATATATTCCAAgtgttctttattattttatagtagTTATTAAAAGCCTTTCTTGTATACCAAGTCATCTCTAGGTTAGGTTGCACTTGCTTGGTTTGTTGAAAAATTCTctgaaatcatttttttatatggatATATTTGTAGATtactattatgatttatttgtaatcatcaatattttaaatatacaatatttatttatcctcTGTTTTCTATTGTGTCCTCTATTGTTTCACCCAGATAATGTCTTGGtctgttaaattattttattttcagaatcAAATCTTAGATAATTgtgttttgaaatatatttgttatttgatttaaaaaccCCTATGCacatctttgtttttattttgtttttcttttaaccgCAGATTCTTCTTGCTACAACATCCACAGATGGGAAATGCCGAgtattctccacttttataAAAGGCGTTGATGCAAAGTATGATAAAAGCAACTCTGAATGGGGCTGACTTTTTccgtttatttttatatcattcaaGTTTAAATGTTGACTTGGCACAGGGATTCGAAAAAGGGTACTTCATCAGATTCAAAATTTGGAGAGGTTCTATTTTAATTCATATTGCAATAGAGCCTGTTTATGGATATATTATTCACCTGTTTTTGATTGTAAAGTTGAAactgatattattttaaaaaaaaaactttgtcaAGGTCTTGATgtcttgattttttatatttcagcaGTATTTAGCATATTGATCAATGACTGAATGTGGCTAAAAGAATTGATTTGTATAAGATTATAATCACAAACTGAATAGTGGTTTCTAAGTAGTTTTCTTGCTAACAATTGTTCCTCCATCTCCTAAAGAACAGCAGAAAATAGAGAAATAACATGAAAACACCTGCTGGATAAGTGTAGCATCTGCTTATAATACCTTTCTTGTCTAACAGCTGATTGTTCAGCTTGATCTCTCATCGTCTTGGACATTCGGAGTCAAGTGGTCACCAAGTGGCAATACTCTAGCGTATGTAGGTGAGAAAATTCTCTCCTCTGGCTGGTTTACACTTGGTTGGCTTAGATTATGGCTGCAAGctaaatgcttttttttattttttattttttcttctttatgatGTCAAGAATTATTTAAGATAAACATGCTGGTATGGTTTTCATGGTGCACAAAAGATTTGGTTTATTTATCTTACTTCTTGAAATCACGGGAGCTTTTGAAatcattgtatttattgtgtCTTTTACTTGTGACCAACTGTATTTGTTGATATTATACAGGTCATAATTCTATGATATATTTTGTCGATGATGTTGGTCCTTCTCCTTTGGCCCAAAATGTTGTGTTCCGTGATTTGCCGCTCCATGATGTGGGTCAGCATCCACTCTGTCTAACCTTTTTTAGTTTCCCATGGCCTTTTCTCGGATAATTTACTGATATTTTTTGGAACTGGTGGATCATTGTATGACATTTTCAGGTATTATTTGCCTCTGAGAGAAACGTGATAGGTGTGGGATTTGATTGTAACCCAATGGTTTTTGCCGCAGATGAAAGGGGAATTTGGTACGTGCAAATTCAGATGTTTCTGTTTTCCTAGATTGGCCTTATCAACGTGACTTGGCCAATTTGTGTGCAATCTTTCTACTAGTAGAGCTAGAATTATTGAGCCTTTTCATCTTTAAATAATGatacttttaattatctttcTAGATGGAAGAAAAGTGATTATTTTGGTTCCTCATTTATTTTCCCTTCTCTTTTGATGTGTTTTTTCTCTAGGAGTTTTGTCAGATATTTGGGAGAACGGAAAGCAGTATCTTCTGGATCAAGATATGGCTCACAGGTAACTGAATTTCTTGCAAAAGATTCTTTAATATTGAGCCATGAGAAACATGAATCTCCAGCTGGAAATCAATTATTAATCTTGATGTCTAACATTGAAATACTGATGGAGTTGTAGCATGGCTAGCTTGATATAGAGAGAATTCCTGATCCTCCTATGTCCTTAACACATTTGATTTGACAAATTAGAAAGATCAAAGAGAAATGTCAGGGAAAAGTAATGCTGTTAGCTCAAGGGGACCATAACTTCCATTTTGATGTCTAATGAAGATACTCTTGTTGTGACAACATTTAGCTGAACCCcacaaactattaaaaaaagttactatGATACATGGATAAGAATATATagttgagatttttttaaagaaaatgaaattttattttatggaaaaTGGGAAGGTACAATTAGAAGAGGATATAAATCCTCTAAAATGGAAGGGTTAAGTTACTGCTGAAAATTAGAACATTACAATGTAGTTATTGTAAATTGTAACAGAAGATAGCTTTAAGGTTTCCATatcacttttcctttttaatcttGTAAAAGCAAAATCACTGGTTCTAAAGAAATTGTCCAATAGAAAATAAACTGATCCATCATTGACTAAAGCACCCGTACACCTGCCTAGCTACCTCATATTGTCAAAAGGACTATGATAAACTTTTTCTGATCTTCAGTAGCACATATGACATAGCATGATTCAATTGGTGGTTAGCATTGTCTAGGCTCTAAAACAAGCCTTAACAGATTATCGACATTAATCTTAATTCAGAACTGTAGTCCAATGAAATAATGCTGATTCTTTACGTGGATTTATTAAGCTCACACCCCAAGTTAAAAAAATCCTAGATTTTCCCTTTTCAATATATTAAGCTCACACactacaaaatatttcaaatttcaaccaaAATTTTGACTTTCTGTtccttttaaataattttctatcTCAAATTCGTCCAAGACCTCTAATTATTCAAgtgaaaaacaaggatttaagGGTTTTAAGTAAAGAGAAAGTGATAGAAGAATTTGAGTGTAGCAATTATAATAGAGGGACTAAATACAACAACAATAGCCTTATTCCATTAGGTAAGGTCAGCTACATGAATCCCACAAGTCCATTAGGTTTGGTAAAAACCAAATTCTCAATAATATTCATCATGaaatctcttttatttattccttccaatgttctttttgatttctcGATGCTATTTCATAGGGCTAAAACCAATGTGATCTACTTTCTCCATCAGTGCCTCCACGGACCTTTTTTGCCCATTTCCAAGCCATCTTAACTGCTTTTCTGTCATCTTCTCCTCATGTATCTACTCAAACTCATTTAATACTATACTCAAACAACACAATGTGTTACTTTTGGGTAACAACCTAGCATTAGCACACATAACCTGTCGTGAGTGGTCTATATTTGGGGTTTTGAAAAGTTTTATGTTGATTTGTCGACAGTCTAACATAGCCCTCCCTTTTTTGAGGCTTGGGAACAAAAAATTAGCGAGCGACAAATTGCACATTAGACAAAAAAATGCaatcaagtatattttcttattatctaAAACTCATACAGTAATATGAAATTTGACAGATAAATCAAGCTTTAGATAGGTTGGCACAAGGTCATTAGTTGTTGGTACAGCTATGTCATGTAGTATTCCTCTTTATGTTATTAACTGGAGGCTTACACTTTCCTtcatttgtcaaattctgtctttTAATCAGTTCTCTGAAGCATTTGGAAAGTTTTATGGCCAATCAAAGCATGGAGTGAGCAATGATGCAGTTGAAACTTCAAGAACTCGTGGAACTGTTCACGAAAACTGTATAAAGTATATATCTCCTTCATGACCTCCATATTTTCTCAAAATGTGAACGGCTATGTTACATATTTTCTTTGTAAAATGCTTAGTTTTTTCAATTCAACAATATGTTAGTGGTTTCCATTGTTCTGTTCAATTTATTATGCTCCTACGTGCAACACAATGGATGGATTCCATTAACAGTGGGATTCAGGCAACTTAAAGTTCATATAAACTGCTAATGACTTGCTGATTTTTGGGCCTGTAGTTGTATTATGCCTCTTGGGGATCATGGCACATTGGTAAGGCGTTTCAGTACATCAGGTTAGTGGAGGGTGGTCGTTCAActgaatttttgttattttttgtgctgATAATGTTCTTTGCTAGTTTCAAGTAGGCTGCTTTTGCTAATGCCTACTCGTTGAATCCACAGGATTGGATGGAAGAATTGTTGTATGGGATTTGGAAAACGAGCAAGACCTGTTGGAATTATAAGGTCATCAGTAAATTGTCACATCTTCGTGGTAAAGTGTCTGAAGCTGATTGTCTCATGCAGCATTATACCTTGTAAACTAATTTGGTTATGAGGGATTGAAGTGATCTCTAATCATTATAATCAAGGCTTGAAAGTGTCAGATATCATCAGCCCCTAGATTTATAAACTGTAACTAGATGTTAACGTATTCtccttttctatattttttgtgGTTGTTTTCCATGCAATGACTCTCGGGAAAACATATATACTAGTAACCAATAATATTCGGGTGATGCTAGGTGCATCAGCTCTATTGCTTGTGCacacaatattttttgttaattccaAAATTACCCTACGTTGAAGATACGCGAGTTTGTGGTTGATCCGTATGGTTTGTACAGATGAACTTGATACGAaagtataatttaaacataCGGATTAACTTGATTCATATGAGTCATACGACAACATTCTCCATCAGCACCATGCTTTGATCACCTAGAACTGAAGCCACTACCACTCAAACTAGGAAGTTCTGATAGCACTGCTAAGCAAAACAAGAAGACATGTGTTGTATTACTGAAACTAACACAAGGACAAGTGGGGAAGCTCAAAAAGAAGGCCAATGACCAACCCATGAAAGAAGGGTCAAGAGTAAGACCTTATAGTAGATTTGAAGCTATTGCTGCTCATATATGGAGATGTGCATCTAAGGCTCGTGAACTTGATGAGAAACAACCAACCCTAGTTCGGTTCAACAGTGATATTCGCAGCAGACAAATTCCACCTCTTCCTAGGACTTACTTTGGGAATGCTTTGGCAGCAACAGTTACACCCGAATGTTGTGTTGGAGATATCTTATCAAAATCATTGAGCTATGCTGCCCAAAAAGTAAGAGAAGCAATTGAAATGCTTACAAATGAGTACATAAGGTCACAGTTAGATATTGTATTAGGTGAGGAGCAATTGGATTGCATAAAGGCTTTATTCTCGGGACAAGGAGAACGTAGGAATGCACCATTTGCAGGGAATCCGAATCTTCAAATCACAAGCTGGATGAGCATTCCACTTTATGAAGCAGATTTTGGGTGGGGAAAGCCTGATTATGTTGTTATGGGATATGTGTGTCTGTTTGATAGGGGGGTTATTATTTGAAGTCCAGAAAATGATGGTTCTGTGATTGTGATAATGTATTTCCAGATAGCA contains:
- the LOC100778212 gene encoding actin-related protein 2/3 complex subunit 1B isoform X1, which translates into the protein MAVMAVHQFAQCITCHAWSPDQSMVALCPNNNEVHIYRLVEDKWEKVYVLQKHDQVISGIDWSARSNRIVTASHDRNSYVWNLEGSEWVPTLVILRLNRAALCVEWSPKENKFAVGSGAKTVCICYYEQENNWWVSKLIRKRHDSSVTSVSWHPDNILLATTSTDGKCRVFSTFIKGVDAKDSKKGTSSDSKFGELIVQLDLSSSWTFGVKWSPSGNTLAYVGHNSMIYFVDDVGPSPLAQNVVFRDLPLHDVLFASERNVIGVGFDCNPMVFAADERGIWSFVRYLGERKAVSSGSRYGSQFSEAFGKFYGQSKHGVSNDAVETSRTRGTVHENCINCIMPLGDHGTLVRRFSTSGLDGRIVVWDLENEQDLLEL
- the LOC100778212 gene encoding actin-related protein 2/3 complex subunit 1B isoform X2; this encodes MKCTSIGWLKTNGKRCMFFKRYVWNLEGSEWVPTLVILRLNRAALCVEWSPKENKFAVGSGAKTVCICYYEQENNWWVSKLIRKRHDSSVTSVSWHPDNVNLTFSHTYMHACILLATTSTDGKCRVFSTFIKGVDAKDSKKGTSSDSKFGELIVQLDLSSSWTFGVKWSPSGNTLAYVGHNSMIYFVDDVGPSPLAQNVVFRDLPLHDVLFASERNVIGVGFDCNPMVFAADERGIWSFVRYLGERKAVSSGSRYGSQFSEAFGKFYGQSKHGVSNDAVETSRTRGTVHENCINCIMPLGDHGTLVRRFSTSGLDGRIVVWDLENEQDLLEL
- the LOC100778212 gene encoding actin-related protein 2/3 complex subunit 1B isoform X3, with the translated sequence MAVMAVHQFAQCITCHAWSPDQSMVALCPNNNEVHIYRLVEDKWEKVYVLQKHDQVISGIDWSARSNRIVTASHDRNSYVWNLEGSEWVPTLVILRLNRAALCVEWSPKENKFAVGSGAKTVCICYYEQENNWWVSKLIRKRHDSSVTSVSWHPDNVNLTFSHTYMHACILLATTSTDGKCRVFSTFIKGVDAKDSKKGTSSDSKFGELIVQLDLSSSWTFGVKWSPSGNTLAYVGHNSMIYFVDDVGPSPLAQNVVFRDLPLHDVLFASERNVIGVGFDCNPMVFAADERGIWSFVRYLGERKAVSSGSRYGSQFSEAFGKFYGQSKHGVSNDAVETSRTRGTVHENCINCIMPLGDHGTLVRRFSTSGLDGRIVVWDLENEQDLLEL